The Sulfitobacter sp. S223 genome has a window encoding:
- a CDS encoding H-type lectin domain-containing protein yields MKKLRSLIVGVDSGDEILFEDFEDGGEMWTGRGQRERRRRIKFSEKYLSEPTVQLSISLWDMDAGSVLRADVSAEAVTEKGFDMVFRTWGDTKVARVRIAWTAFGELEDADAWDVG; encoded by the coding sequence ATGAAGAAATTGCGTAGTCTGATTGTTGGCGTGGACAGCGGCGACGAAATCCTATTCGAAGATTTTGAAGATGGCGGCGAGATGTGGACAGGCCGTGGCCAACGCGAACGGCGTCGCCGGATCAAGTTTTCGGAAAAATACCTGAGTGAGCCAACTGTTCAGTTGTCCATTTCCCTTTGGGATATGGATGCAGGATCGGTTTTACGCGCTGATGTGTCGGCAGAGGCAGTGACGGAAAAGGGCTTTGACATGGTTTTCCGCACCTGGGGCGATACCAAGGTTGCCCGTGTGCGTATCGCTTGGACAGCTTTTGGAGAGCTTGAGGACGCCGATGCGTGGGATGTCGGCTAA
- a CDS encoding 2-hydroxychromene-2-carboxylate isomerase has translation MAQIDYYFATLSPYCYLAGTRLEEVAAKNGATINYKPFDLPQAFGRTGGVMPKDRHISRIEYRAQELTRQAKKLELPFNIKPAHWPTNGAPAAYAFIAAQNAGGGDLGLLAHIITRAVWAEDKDIAEDEVIRACLKEAGFDPSLSDSGLLQGAETYTNNLEDAIAAGVFGAPFYIVDGQRFWGQDRIADLDLYLQGKL, from the coding sequence ATGGCCCAAATCGACTATTATTTTGCTACGTTGTCTCCCTATTGCTACCTCGCCGGGACCCGTTTGGAAGAGGTTGCTGCGAAAAATGGCGCGACCATCAACTATAAACCGTTCGATTTGCCGCAGGCCTTTGGGCGAACAGGCGGGGTGATGCCGAAAGACCGGCACATCAGCCGTATCGAATACCGCGCGCAGGAACTGACACGTCAGGCAAAGAAGCTTGAACTGCCTTTCAATATCAAGCCCGCCCATTGGCCAACCAACGGTGCACCAGCGGCTTATGCATTTATCGCAGCACAAAACGCAGGGGGCGGTGATTTGGGATTGCTTGCGCATATCATCACACGCGCTGTCTGGGCCGAAGACAAAGATATTGCCGAGGATGAAGTGATCCGCGCATGTCTGAAAGAGGCTGGATTTGACCCTTCGCTGTCTGACAGCGGCCTGCTCCAAGGTGCTGAGACCTACACCAATAACCTTGAAGACGCGATCGCGGCCGGTGTCTTCGGTGCGCCATTTTACATCGTTGACGGCCAGCGATTTTGGGGACAAGACCGGATCGCGGATTTGGACCTCTATTTGCAAGGAAAACTGTGA
- a CDS encoding low specificity L-threonine aldolase, whose amino-acid sequence MFFASDNSGPVHPNIMQRVMDANNGYAMPYGKDEIMDEVREGIQRTFEAPNAAVYLVATGTAANSIALACYTQPWQTIFCAQYSHIEEDECNAPEFYAGGAKLTLIPTDDKMTPDALSAAIARRPTGNVHMAQAGPVSITQVTEFGSIYSLDELRALTSVAKSAGLPVHLDGARFANAAVALDCTAAEMTWKSGVDVVSFGGTKNGCMGVEAVVFFDEAKAWEFELRRKRGAHLFSKHRYLSAQMAGYLQDDLWRDMARSANAACARLAAGLKQNGAEMLHESQANMIFARFPRRVHQKLQAAGAKYYVLDGDVASGDGDALLAARLVCDWSMTDELINQFLSHF is encoded by the coding sequence ATGTTTTTCGCCTCTGACAATTCCGGGCCTGTTCACCCAAATATCATGCAGCGCGTGATGGATGCAAACAACGGCTATGCCATGCCTTATGGCAAAGACGAGATCATGGACGAAGTCCGTGAGGGTATCCAAAGAACTTTTGAGGCACCCAATGCCGCCGTCTATCTGGTGGCGACAGGCACAGCTGCCAATTCAATCGCATTGGCCTGCTACACCCAACCTTGGCAGACTATTTTCTGCGCCCAGTACAGCCATATCGAAGAAGACGAATGCAACGCGCCTGAATTCTATGCAGGCGGCGCCAAGCTCACGCTCATTCCCACCGATGACAAGATGACGCCTGACGCCCTATCCGCAGCCATCGCGCGCCGCCCTACGGGCAATGTCCACATGGCACAGGCTGGTCCCGTCTCTATCACCCAAGTAACAGAGTTCGGATCGATTTATTCGCTGGATGAGCTCCGCGCATTAACGTCTGTAGCCAAGAGTGCGGGGCTACCTGTTCACTTGGATGGGGCGCGTTTTGCCAACGCAGCGGTCGCACTGGATTGCACAGCAGCCGAGATGACGTGGAAGTCAGGTGTCGATGTGGTCAGCTTCGGCGGCACCAAAAACGGCTGTATGGGGGTTGAGGCCGTTGTCTTTTTCGATGAGGCAAAAGCATGGGAGTTCGAGCTGCGCCGCAAACGTGGCGCGCATTTGTTTTCCAAGCACCGTTACCTTTCGGCCCAGATGGCCGGTTACCTACAAGATGATCTATGGCGCGACATGGCACGCAGCGCCAATGCAGCCTGCGCGCGTCTTGCCGCGGGTTTGAAACAAAATGGAGCAGAGATGCTTCACGAGTCGCAGGCAAATATGATCTTCGCACGTTTCCCACGCCGCGTGCATCAAAAGCTTCAGGCGGCTGGGGCGAAATACTACGTGCTTGATGGCGATGTCGCGTCAGGTGACGGCGATGCTCTGCTCGCCGCGCGCCTTGTTTGTGACTGGTCAATGACAGATGAGCTCATCAACCAGTTTCTTAGCCACTTTTAG
- the atpD gene encoding F0F1 ATP synthase subunit beta — translation MAQAVGKITQVIGAVVDVQFEDGLPAILNALTTENQGKNLILEVAQHLGENTVRTIAMDATEGLVRGQKVTDNGEPISVPVGNATLGRIMNVVGEAIDEKGPVEATERRPIHADAPEFAAQATTSEVLETGIKVIDLLAPYAKGGKIGLFGGAGVGKTVLIMELINNIAKVHSGYSVFAGVGERTREGNDLYHEMIESNVIVPDNLTESKVALVYGQMNEPPGARMRVALTGLTLAEQFRDQSGTDVLFFVDNIFRFTQAGSEVSALLGRIPSAVGYQPTLATDMGAMQERITSTKSGSITSVQAVYVPADDLTDPAPATSFAHLDATTVLDRSISEKGIYPAVDPLGSTSRLLDPLVIGEEHYKVATDVQQILQRYKSLQDIIAILGMDELSEDDKLAVARARKIERFLSQPFDVAKVFTGADGKQVPLSETVASFKAVVAGEYDHLPEGAFYMVGGIEEVKAKAEKMAADAA, via the coding sequence ATGGCACAAGCAGTCGGCAAAATCACCCAAGTCATCGGCGCGGTCGTTGACGTACAGTTCGAGGATGGCCTTCCAGCGATTCTGAACGCTTTGACAACTGAAAACCAGGGCAAGAACCTGATCCTTGAAGTTGCTCAGCACCTTGGCGAAAACACTGTTCGCACAATTGCGATGGACGCGACCGAAGGTCTCGTTCGTGGTCAGAAAGTAACAGACAACGGCGAGCCTATCTCCGTGCCTGTTGGTAACGCCACACTGGGCCGCATCATGAACGTTGTTGGCGAAGCCATCGACGAAAAAGGCCCTGTTGAAGCAACAGAGCGCCGCCCGATCCACGCAGACGCACCAGAATTTGCTGCGCAGGCGACAACATCCGAAGTTCTGGAAACAGGCATCAAAGTTATCGACCTTCTGGCGCCATACGCCAAGGGTGGTAAAATTGGTCTTTTCGGTGGTGCCGGTGTTGGCAAAACAGTTCTGATTATGGAACTGATCAACAACATCGCCAAAGTGCACTCCGGCTACTCCGTTTTTGCGGGTGTGGGCGAGCGTACGCGTGAAGGTAACGACCTTTACCACGAGATGATCGAATCCAACGTTATTGTTCCTGACAACCTGACAGAGTCCAAAGTGGCACTGGTCTACGGTCAGATGAACGAGCCTCCAGGTGCGCGTATGCGTGTTGCCCTGACAGGTCTGACATTGGCCGAGCAGTTCCGTGACCAATCCGGTACAGACGTTCTGTTCTTCGTGGACAACATCTTCCGCTTCACACAGGCCGGTTCCGAAGTTTCCGCTCTGTTGGGTCGTATTCCTTCCGCGGTTGGCTACCAGCCGACACTCGCAACCGACATGGGTGCGATGCAGGAGCGTATTACCTCCACGAAGTCCGGTTCGATTACGTCCGTTCAGGCCGTTTACGTTCCTGCGGATGACCTTACCGACCCTGCTCCAGCCACATCGTTTGCGCACCTTGACGCGACAACAGTTCTGGATCGCTCGATCTCGGAAAAAGGCATCTATCCTGCGGTTGACCCGCTGGGCTCCACTTCGCGTCTGCTTGATCCGCTGGTTATCGGTGAAGAGCACTATAAGGTTGCGACAGACGTTCAGCAGATTCTTCAGCGTTACAAATCCTTGCAGGACATCATTGCCATTCTGGGCATGGATGAACTTTCCGAGGATGACAAACTGGCCGTGGCCCGCGCACGTAAGATCGAGCGTTTCTTGTCCCAGCCGTTTGACGTTGCGAAAGTCTTTACCGGCGCAGACGGCAAGCAGGTTCCACTGTCCGAGACTGTAGCCTCGTTCAAGGCTGTTGTTGCCGGTGAGTATGACCACCTTCCAGAAGGTGCGTTCTACATGGTAGGCGGCATCGAAGAAGTGAAGGCGAAAGCCGAGAAAATGGCGGCTGACGCTGCTTAA
- a CDS encoding alpha/beta fold hydrolase yields the protein MTLHTHTHLYEGASRRALAIHCTLSHSGAWRGVAAALKDDLSLLAYDLPSHGKSGVWDRTGNVHDVATAMGRALMKEPMDLIGHSFGATVALRLAVENPGLVRSLTLIEPVFFAVAAADEPGLIEEYKRGNAEMDAAFAAGDEREAARVFNRGWGDGTPWDEVPEKLREHMTRLVHFVPASSEFLFKDSAGMLARGRLAQAAMPTLLLEGDQSPALSAKVNIALQKRLPDAERVVIEGVGHMLPVTHPECVVAPIRALLARS from the coding sequence GTGACACTTCATACACATACCCACCTGTACGAGGGGGCCTCGCGGCGCGCGTTGGCTATTCACTGCACGCTTAGCCATAGTGGCGCGTGGCGCGGTGTCGCAGCAGCGCTAAAAGATGACTTAAGCTTGTTGGCCTATGATTTGCCAAGTCACGGAAAATCCGGTGTCTGGGACCGGACAGGCAATGTGCATGACGTTGCCACCGCTATGGGCCGCGCATTGATGAAAGAGCCGATGGATTTGATCGGCCATTCCTTCGGTGCAACTGTTGCCCTGCGTCTGGCGGTGGAAAATCCTGGATTGGTGCGCAGTCTAACGCTGATCGAACCGGTGTTCTTTGCCGTCGCCGCCGCTGATGAGCCGGGGCTGATTGAAGAGTATAAGCGCGGAAATGCCGAAATGGATGCTGCATTTGCTGCGGGTGATGAACGGGAAGCGGCGCGGGTTTTCAACCGTGGCTGGGGTGACGGCACCCCGTGGGATGAGGTGCCAGAGAAGCTGCGTGAACACATGACGCGCCTGGTACATTTTGTGCCCGCGAGTTCCGAGTTCCTGTTCAAGGATAGTGCTGGGATGCTGGCACGGGGGCGTCTGGCGCAAGCCGCGATGCCGACGCTTTTGCTTGAGGGGGATCAGTCACCGGCACTAAGCGCAAAGGTAAACATCGCGCTCCAGAAACGCTTGCCAGACGCAGAGCGTGTGGTGATCGAAGGGGTCGGGCACATGTTGCCCGTTACCCATCCTGAGTGTGTCGTTGCACCGATCCGCGCGCTTCTGGCGCGCAGCTAG
- a CDS encoding ribose-phosphate pyrophosphokinase, translated as MRSTPEPKLISGNANMPLAKAIARRMSLHRGVNVGLVDARVERFNDGEIFVEVFENVRGEDMFIIQPTSNPANDNLMELVIMADALRRSSAQRVTAVLPYFGYARQDRRTKARTPITAKLVANMLVGTGIERILTMDLHAAQIQGFFDIPVDNLYASPVFALDIKHAFKDQMEDLLIISPDVGGVARARELAKRLNAPLAIVDKRREKAGEVSEMTVIGDVKGKTCIIVDDICDTAGTLCKAAELLMDSGAKEVHAYISHGVMSGPAVERVTNSVMKSLVITDSIQPTDAIKKAPNIRIVPTAPIFAQAILNIWNGTSVSSLFEQDTLGPIYDGMYTSD; from the coding sequence ATGCGAAGCACCCCAGAGCCAAAGCTGATTTCCGGCAATGCCAATATGCCACTGGCAAAAGCCATTGCGCGGCGGATGTCGCTTCACCGCGGGGTCAACGTCGGATTGGTGGATGCACGGGTCGAACGGTTTAATGACGGTGAGATTTTCGTTGAGGTATTCGAAAACGTCCGCGGTGAAGACATGTTCATCATCCAGCCCACTTCGAACCCCGCCAATGACAATCTGATGGAACTGGTTATCATGGCAGATGCGCTGCGCAGGTCTTCTGCCCAACGTGTAACGGCCGTCCTGCCCTACTTTGGCTACGCCCGTCAGGATCGCCGCACAAAGGCCCGCACGCCCATCACGGCGAAGCTGGTTGCCAACATGCTGGTCGGTACAGGCATCGAGCGTATCCTGACGATGGATTTGCACGCCGCACAGATTCAGGGCTTTTTCGATATACCCGTGGATAACCTGTATGCATCGCCGGTCTTTGCGCTGGATATCAAACATGCTTTCAAGGATCAGATGGAAGATCTGTTGATCATCTCCCCTGATGTTGGTGGCGTTGCACGCGCACGCGAACTGGCCAAGCGTCTCAACGCTCCTCTGGCTATCGTGGACAAGCGCCGTGAAAAAGCCGGCGAAGTGTCTGAGATGACCGTGATCGGGGACGTGAAGGGCAAAACATGTATTATTGTCGATGACATCTGCGATACTGCCGGAACACTTTGCAAAGCTGCGGAACTCCTGATGGATAGCGGAGCAAAGGAAGTTCACGCATATATTAGCCATGGCGTGATGTCCGGTCCTGCTGTCGAACGTGTCACAAATTCGGTAATGAAATCTCTGGTGATCACCGACAGCATCCAGCCGACAGACGCGATCAAAAAGGCGCCAAACATCCGCATCGTTCCGACCGCACCGATCTTTGCGCAGGCGATCTTGAATATCTGGAACGGGACGTCTGTTTCCTCACTGTTCGAACAGGACACGCTGGGCCCGATCTACGACGGCATGTACACGTCAGACTGA
- a CDS encoding F0F1 ATP synthase subunit gamma: MPNLKDLKNRIASVKNTRKITKAMQMVAAAKLRRAQEAAEASRPYTERFNAVMASLAASVGGLDSAPKLLSGTGKDDVHLLIVMTAEKGLCGGFNANIAKKARAHAQKLIAEGKQVKILTVGKKGRDQLKRDLSKHFVGHIDLSEVKRIGFTDAQGIAKDVLIRFDEGEFDVATMFYAEFVNVVSQIPTALQIIPAKIEAEEASAPETLFDYEPSEEAILADLLPRGVATAIFSALLENGASEQGARMSAMDNATRNAGEMIEDLTIEYNRSRQAVITNELIEIISGAEAL, from the coding sequence ATGCCCAATCTCAAGGACCTTAAAAACCGGATCGCGAGTGTGAAAAACACCCGTAAGATCACGAAGGCCATGCAAATGGTTGCCGCGGCGAAGCTTCGCCGCGCGCAGGAAGCGGCTGAAGCGTCCCGTCCTTACACGGAGCGCTTCAACGCGGTCATGGCGTCGCTTGCGGCGTCTGTCGGTGGACTGGATTCCGCGCCCAAACTGCTAAGCGGTACGGGCAAGGATGATGTACATCTGCTGATCGTTATGACAGCCGAAAAAGGCCTTTGCGGTGGCTTCAACGCCAACATCGCCAAGAAGGCCCGTGCACATGCGCAAAAGCTGATTGCCGAAGGTAAGCAGGTGAAAATCCTGACCGTTGGCAAGAAGGGCCGTGACCAGCTTAAGCGGGATCTGTCCAAGCATTTCGTGGGGCACATCGATCTGAGCGAAGTCAAACGTATCGGGTTCACCGATGCGCAGGGCATCGCGAAGGACGTGCTGATCCGTTTTGACGAAGGTGAATTCGACGTCGCTACAATGTTCTATGCAGAGTTTGTCAACGTGGTCAGCCAGATCCCGACAGCATTGCAGATCATTCCTGCGAAGATCGAAGCGGAAGAGGCCTCTGCGCCCGAAACGCTGTTCGATTACGAACCTTCCGAAGAGGCGATCCTCGCTGATCTTCTGCCGCGTGGTGTGGCAACGGCCATCTTCTCGGCGCTGTTGGAAAACGGTGCCTCCGAGCAGGGCGCGCGGATGTCCGCAATGGACAACGCGACGCGCAACGCGGGCGAGATGATCGAAGACCTGACAATCGAATACAACCGGTCCCGTCAGGCCGTCATCACCAACGAGCTGATCGAAATCATTTCCGGCGCGGAAGCGCTGTAA
- a CDS encoding class I SAM-dependent methyltransferase, with amino-acid sequence MHLDVQDLRNFYYRSALGRAAQKSLRGQMLELWPEAQGQTVVGFGFAAPLLRPYLADARRVITLMPGPQGVMPWPAGMPNTSVLTEETLWPIETGHVDKLVLLHGLETCERPSDLLEECWRVLGPGGKALFIVPNRAGLWARRDRTPFGYGRPYSPGQLDAQLRKHQFLPERHVGALYQFPSGKRMWMKSGGLFEQVGRKVPSIVAGGAFMVEATKLVYPPKGRVARKRVRNPIGVMAPEAKPV; translated from the coding sequence GGGGCGTGCGGCGCAGAAATCCTTGCGCGGCCAGATGCTGGAGCTTTGGCCAGAGGCGCAGGGGCAGACAGTGGTCGGATTCGGGTTTGCCGCACCGTTACTGCGGCCTTATCTGGCTGACGCGCGGCGGGTGATTACGCTGATGCCGGGGCCGCAAGGCGTTATGCCTTGGCCGGCGGGGATGCCGAATACGTCTGTTCTGACAGAGGAAACCCTTTGGCCAATCGAAACGGGGCATGTAGATAAACTGGTTCTGCTCCACGGTCTGGAAACCTGCGAACGCCCCTCGGATCTGCTTGAGGAATGTTGGCGCGTGTTAGGGCCGGGGGGGAAAGCGCTGTTTATTGTACCGAACCGCGCGGGTCTCTGGGCGCGAAGGGATCGAACGCCGTTTGGCTACGGGCGGCCATATTCTCCGGGTCAGCTGGACGCGCAGTTGCGCAAACACCAGTTCCTGCCAGAGCGTCACGTGGGCGCATTATACCAGTTTCCATCCGGTAAAAGGATGTGGATGAAATCAGGCGGTTTGTTCGAACAAGTGGGCCGCAAGGTGCCTAGCATTGTTGCCGGTGGCGCCTTCATGGTCGAAGCGACCAAGCTGGTTTATCCGCCAAAGGGTCGTGTCGCCCGCAAGCGCGTCCGCAACCCGATTGGCGTGATGGCTCCGGAAGCAAAACCTGTTTAA
- a CDS encoding YcgN family cysteine cluster protein: MSDPIDRNGLGKRFWERKPLKSMNPKEWEALCDGCGKCCLNKLEDEDTGEVALTNVACRLLDDATCRCAQYEIRHQFVPDCIVMTPENIDDHAYWMPQTCAYRLLWKGEPLPDWHPLITGTAESVHKAGVSMRNRTVSEWETAFEDWEDHIIEEPL; this comes from the coding sequence ATGAGTGATCCAATCGACCGCAACGGCCTTGGCAAACGCTTTTGGGAGCGCAAGCCGCTTAAGTCAATGAACCCCAAGGAGTGGGAAGCACTGTGTGACGGCTGCGGCAAATGCTGCCTGAACAAGCTTGAGGATGAGGACACAGGTGAAGTCGCACTCACCAATGTCGCATGTCGACTGCTGGATGACGCGACATGCCGCTGCGCGCAATATGAAATCCGTCACCAGTTCGTGCCAGATTGCATCGTCATGACCCCCGAAAATATCGACGACCACGCCTATTGGATGCCCCAGACTTGCGCCTATCGCTTGCTCTGGAAAGGGGAACCATTGCCTGATTGGCACCCCCTGATCACCGGCACCGCCGAAAGCGTGCACAAGGCCGGCGTTTCCATGCGCAACCGTACGGTCAGTGAATGGGAAACCGCATTCGAAGACTGGGAAGACCACATCATTGAGGAGCCGCTTTAA
- a CDS encoding F0F1 ATP synthase subunit delta has translation MSEPASISTGIAQRYATAVFELAKEAKKVKAVEADLTVLYEAMTTSDDFRALINSPIYTRDQQGAAITAIAKKMKLSPMVASTLALMAQKRRLFVLPQLVQNLRDIIAEDKGEVTADVISAKALTKTQADKLAASLKKTTGKTVTLHQSVDEALIGGLIVKVGSKMIDTSIRSKLNSLQNVMKEVG, from the coding sequence GTGTCCGAACCAGCTTCGATCTCCACCGGCATCGCGCAACGCTATGCGACAGCCGTTTTTGAATTGGCCAAAGAGGCCAAAAAGGTTAAAGCCGTTGAGGCGGATTTGACCGTTTTGTATGAAGCAATGACCACAAGCGATGATTTCCGTGCGTTGATCAACTCTCCGATCTACACACGTGATCAGCAGGGCGCGGCCATTACTGCGATTGCAAAAAAGATGAAACTGTCGCCCATGGTCGCCAGCACGCTGGCACTAATGGCGCAAAAGCGGCGCCTGTTTGTGCTGCCGCAGCTGGTCCAGAACCTGCGCGACATCATCGCCGAAGATAAAGGTGAAGTGACTGCGGATGTAATTTCCGCGAAGGCACTGACCAAGACGCAGGCCGACAAACTGGCAGCGTCGCTTAAGAAGACAACCGGTAAGACCGTGACACTACACCAATCCGTGGATGAAGCACTCATCGGTGGTTTGATTGTTAAAGTAGGTTCGAAAATGATCGATACGTCGATCCGATCGAAGCTCAATTCCCTTCAGAATGTAATGAAAGAGGTCGGATAA
- a CDS encoding F0F1 ATP synthase subunit epsilon gives MADTMQFDLVSPERRLASAQVASVQIPGTDGDMTAMPDHAPTITTLRPGILTVDGPDGHSQYVVTGGFAEITAKGVSVLAERALAREDMTQETMNEIMEEAKNTYSKVKAEFENEPGPVDDAAKLLSDMVAMGEHMGLTAKE, from the coding sequence ATGGCAGACACGATGCAATTCGATCTGGTGTCGCCTGAGCGGCGCCTTGCCTCGGCTCAAGTGGCTTCGGTGCAGATTCCTGGGACGGATGGCGATATGACGGCAATGCCCGATCATGCGCCAACCATCACCACTCTGCGTCCGGGTATCCTGACCGTGGATGGCCCTGATGGCCATTCCCAGTATGTTGTGACCGGCGGTTTCGCTGAAATCACAGCTAAGGGCGTATCAGTTCTGGCAGAGCGTGCTCTGGCCAGAGAAGACATGACCCAAGAGACTATGAACGAGATCATGGAAGAAGCCAAAAACACCTACAGCAAGGTGAAAGCGGAATTCGAAAATGAACCCGGTCCAGTGGATGACGCAGCCAAGCTGCTGTCCGACATGGTCGCAATGGGTGAGCATATGGGCCTGACCGCTAAGGAATGA
- the atpA gene encoding F0F1 ATP synthase subunit alpha has translation MGIQAAEISAILKDQIKNFGQEAEVAEVGRVLSVGDGIARVYGLDNVQAGEMVEFPGGIQGMALNLEADNVGVVIFGSDRDIKEGDTVKRTNSIVDVPIGDELLGRVVDGLGNPIDGKGPLGTTKRGLAEVKAPGIIPRKSVHEPMATGLKSVDAMIPVGRGQRELIIGDRQTGKTAVALDAMLNQAQVNKAAGDDESKKMYCVYVAIGQKRSTVAQLVKKLEETGAIEYSIVVAATASEPAPMQFLAPYSATAMAEHFRDNGRHALIVYDDLSKQAVSYRQMSLLLRRPPGREAYPGDVFYLHSRLLERSAKLGDDAGNGSLTALPIIETQGGDVSAFIPTNVISITDGQIFLETELFYQGIRPAVNTGLSVSRVGSSAQTKAMSSVAGPVKLSLAQYREMAAFAQFGSDLDASTQQLLARGARLTELMKQAQYNPLTNAEIVCVIFAGTNGYLDKVDVKDVGRYEAGLLKHLRGKNADLLEDITNNDRKVKGELEDKIKAALDAFAADFA, from the coding sequence ATGGGTATCCAAGCTGCAGAGATTTCTGCGATCCTGAAAGACCAGATCAAGAATTTTGGTCAGGAAGCTGAAGTAGCCGAAGTAGGCCGCGTGCTTTCCGTTGGTGACGGTATCGCGCGTGTATACGGTCTGGACAATGTTCAGGCTGGTGAAATGGTTGAATTCCCCGGTGGTATTCAGGGCATGGCCCTGAACCTTGAAGCGGACAACGTTGGTGTTGTTATCTTCGGTTCCGACCGTGACATTAAAGAAGGCGACACCGTCAAGCGCACGAACTCCATCGTGGACGTGCCAATCGGTGACGAACTGCTGGGTCGTGTTGTTGACGGTCTGGGTAACCCGATTGACGGCAAGGGCCCGCTGGGCACCACCAAGCGTGGCCTCGCCGAAGTCAAAGCGCCGGGCATCATCCCGCGTAAGTCCGTTCACGAACCAATGGCAACTGGTCTGAAGTCCGTAGACGCGATGATCCCTGTTGGCCGTGGCCAGCGCGAATTGATCATTGGTGACCGTCAGACTGGTAAAACAGCTGTTGCGCTCGACGCGATGCTGAACCAAGCACAGGTAAACAAAGCTGCCGGCGACGACGAGAGCAAGAAAATGTACTGCGTGTACGTTGCGATCGGCCAGAAGCGTTCCACTGTTGCCCAGCTGGTTAAAAAGCTCGAAGAAACAGGCGCGATTGAATATTCCATCGTTGTTGCCGCGACAGCGTCCGAGCCTGCACCAATGCAGTTCCTCGCACCTTATTCCGCGACAGCTATGGCAGAGCACTTCCGCGACAATGGCCGTCACGCCCTGATCGTGTATGATGATTTGTCCAAGCAGGCTGTGTCCTACCGCCAGATGTCACTTCTTCTTCGTCGTCCGCCCGGGCGTGAAGCTTATCCTGGTGATGTTTTCTATCTCCACTCTCGTTTGCTTGAGCGTTCCGCCAAATTGGGTGACGACGCAGGCAACGGTTCTTTGACAGCTCTGCCTATCATTGAAACTCAGGGTGGCGACGTTTCCGCGTTTATTCCGACCAACGTGATTTCCATCACCGACGGTCAGATCTTCCTTGAGACCGAACTGTTCTACCAAGGCATCCGCCCAGCTGTGAACACAGGTCTGTCGGTTTCGCGTGTTGGTTCCTCTGCCCAGACAAAAGCGATGTCTTCTGTTGCTGGTCCGGTGAAGCTGTCCCTCGCTCAGTACCGCGAAATGGCAGCATTTGCTCAGTTCGGTTCCGATCTTGATGCATCCACACAGCAGTTGCTGGCACGTGGTGCGCGTTTGACAGAACTGATGAAGCAGGCGCAGTACAACCCGCTGACCAATGCCGAAATCGTATGCGTAATCTTCGCAGGTACGAACGGCTACTTGGACAAAGTGGATGTGAAAGACGTTGGCCGCTACGAAGCGGGCCTTCTGAAGCACCTGCGCGGCAAAAATGCCGACCTTCTGGAAGATATCACCAACAATGACCGCAAGGTTAAAGGTGAGCTGGAAGATAAAATCAAAGCGGCTCTCGACGCGTTCGCTGCTGACTTCGCTTAA